In the genome of Mytilus edulis chromosome 3, xbMytEdul2.2, whole genome shotgun sequence, one region contains:
- the LOC139517133 gene encoding ankyrin-1-like yields MNKSKHKQTLLEACDDGDVSVIEDLMELKVDVNECMEDGTSPLCLASQGGYTSIVCTLLKHGADVNLTDNGGVSAMLLACQNGHTETATELLKHNPDLNKCDSRLITPLFIACQTGRKEIVKILLENNADVNKYRDSGASPLFIACQHGYVEIVRNLLANKADPNVCTNANESPLSVASQKGYKEIVDMLLDCGADANMCWKSGASSLYLASQNGHLEIVKRLLIARVNINSTELDGSTSLHIACHGHHTDIVRCLIENGADLNKCNSQEISSLFIASHFGFEDIVQLLLENTVNVNKCNSGNESPLWAASRSGFLGIVKHLLDKNASFEICNKKEESPLYTACKFGRTDIVCLLLDYKADFQKANDEGRTPLYIACAKGYIDIVNVLLTRGADVNSCSHFGVSPLHAACHDGHTTVAKLLIENNANVNVRDETDTSPLWDAASENLYEIVSLLLENGADNDINSVRDEDGTTPLHISCEKGYADIVRLLLNKGADVNQWDDERSPIDIACQYGHRDVVKALLEKNPVIENRDSLFNLILSNGHQEVLADLFTQSDKIL; encoded by the coding sequence ATGAATAAATCGAAACATAAACAAACTTTGTTGGAAGCTTGTGATGATGGTGACGTTTCCGTGATAGAAGATTTGATGGAACTGAAGGTAGATGTAAATGAATGCATGGAAGATGGCACATCACCGTTGTGTTTGGCATCACAAGGAGGATATACATCAATAGTGTGTACCCTGCTCAAACATGGCGCAGACGTAAACCTGACAGATAATGGAGGGGTATCGGCAATGTTATTAGCATGTCAAAACGGACACACCGAGACAGCTACCGAGTTACTGAAACATAATCCAGATTTGAATAAATGTGATTCTCGACTCATTACCCCGCTTTTCATTGCTTGCCAAACAGGACGTAAAGAGATCGTCAAAATATTACTAGAAAATAATGCCGATGTAAATAAGTATAGGGATAGCGGTGCTTCACCTCTATTTATAGCATGCCAACATGGTTATGTAGAAATAGTTAGAAATCTACTGGCTAACAAAGCAGACCCTAATGTATGCACTAATGCAAATGAATCTCCCCTCAGTGTTGCAAGCCAAAAAGGATATAAAGAAATAGTTGATATGTTACTTGATTGTGGTGCCGATGCCAACATGTGCTGGAAAAGTGGCGCTTCATCCTTATATTTAGCATCACAAAATGGTCACTTGGAGATCGTTAAAAGGCTTTTGATCGCTAGAGTAAACATAAATAGCACCGAGTTGGATGGTAGTACATCCTTACATATAGCTTGTCATGGTCATCATACAGATATTGTTCGCTGTTTAATAGAAAACGGGGCTGACTTGAATAAATGCAATAGCCAGGAAATCTCATCATTGTTCATTGCGAGCCATTTCGGGTTTGAGGATATAGTTCAGCTACTTCTAGAAAACACAGTAAACGTTAACAAGTGCAACAGTGGAAATGAATCGCCATTGTGGGCCGCTTCACGTAGTGGCTTTCTAGGGATTGTTAAACACCTGCTCGATAAAAATGCATCATTTGAGATATGTAATAAAAAGGAAGAAAGTCCCTTGTACACAGCTTGCAAGTTTGGTCGTACTGACATTGTCTGTTTATTGTTAGATTACAAAGCTGACTTTCAGAAAGCCAATGATGAAGGAAGAACGCCATTGTATATTGCTTGTGCAAAGGGATATATCGATATTGTAAATGTGCTTCTTACACGAGGTGCAGATGTAAATAGTTGTTCACACTTCGGAGTATCACCACTCCATGCTGCTTGTCACGACGGTCATACAACTGTTGCTAAATTGCTTATTGAGAATAATGCTAATGTCAATGTCCGTGACGAGACTGATACATCGCCACTGTGGGACGCTGCTTCTGAGAATCTGTATGAAATTGTCTCTTTACTACTAGAAAATGGTGCTGATAACGATATAAACTCCGTTAGAGATGAAGACGGTACAACCCCACTGCATATTAGCTGCGAGAAAGGCTATGCCGATATTGTACGTTTACTACTTAACAAAGGTGCTGATGTGAACCAGTGGGACGATGAGAGATCTCCCATTGATATTGCATGCCAATACGGTCACAGAGATGTTGTTAAAGCGTTACTTGAGAAAAACCCTGTCATTGAGAATAGAGATTCTTTGTTCAACTTAATATTGTCAAATGGACACCAAGAAGTTTTGGCTGATCTTTTTACACAATCCGACAAGATTTTGTAG
- the LOC139517137 gene encoding uncharacterized protein has protein sequence MFDVTNYDSFANIKSFFDRIRQYSNRCILPVLVGNKIDTTEDRAIGKLLAEDFANEHDIPYIETSAKDGTMVTELFEKVLTDIINPSEKVKQRQWRPFTSSDLNSCKSCKCAIS, from the exons ATGTTCGACGTCACAAATTAT gatTCCTTTGCAAACATCAAATCATTTTTCGACCGAATCAGACAATATTCAAACCGATGTATACTCCCAGTTCTTGTTGGTAATAAAATAGACACCACAGAAGACAGAGCTATTGGAAAACTTCTAGCAGAG GACTTCGCCAATGAACACGACATTCCTTACATTGAAACTAGTGCCAAGGATGGAACAATGGTTACTGAACTTTTTGAAAAGGTTTTAACAGATATAATTAATCCATCAGAGAAGGTGAAACAGAGGCAGTGGAGACCCTTTACATCATCTGATCTTAATAGTTGTAAATCTTGTAAATGTGCAATATCATAA